The stretch of DNA TATCAGCCAGGCCGCTCGTGATTCGACCAGCGCGATCGGGTTGACCAATACCAATAAGGAAGATGTCCGTTCCTGGTCGTTAGGCCCAACCATCCGCCAGCGGTTCGGTCGTGATTTCACTATGAATGGCAGCGTCATCCGTAGTGGTGTCCGGTCTGGCACGCAAAGTGGCGCACGTGCCATGGATGGCGATGGAACCCGTGCTGATCTGTCATTGGCTTCGGCATTGGGTTTCAACAACGTCAACTGGCTGATGAACCTGCAGGACAATCGTTTTGACTACACCAGCCGCGCAGATATCCATGAACAGCGCGGCTCGGTGCGTACGACGCTGACCATGAGCTCCATGTTCCAGCCTTACGCAACGTGGGGTTACGAGAAACAGAAAGATGATCTGGCGCGCTCGCAATCTTCCAACAAATATTGGAATGTCGGAGCGATCTGGTTGCCGACTGTGCGCACCAGTCTGGATGCCAATTTTGGTCGTCGCTTTTTTGGCAGTACCAGCGCCATTTCGTTCAATCATCGGACACGGGCGACAACTTGGCGTCTTTCCTATGTCAAAGATCTGACGACAACGAATCAGGACTTCTTGATTCCGCAAGCGATCAATACGCGGGCATTTCTGGACAATCAGTTCAAAAGTCGCTTTCCAAATGATACCGAGCGCGCTGCGCGTGTCGATGCGTTCATGCGCCAGAACGGCATCGGGGACCGATTGGAGGTCGAGATCCCGTTCTCGACCAATCGCCGCTTTCTGGATCGAAACTTCAATGCCAACTTGGGTATCCGTATCTCCCGTTCGGACCTGATATTGAACTACCAGTGGCGAGACTCGGATGCGGGCAAGGTGAGCCTGCCGGGTGAAGGTACCCAGGATGTCGGCGAACACCGTAAAACCCAGTCAGCCAGCCTGACATGGGGGCTGCCGCTTGGAAAGCGTACGACACTGAGCCTTGGCACAACTTGGTCCAGAAACCAATTCATCGATAACGGTCTTGATGATCGAACCACCACTTACCGTAGCGGATTGAATTACCAATTTTCGCGTGATCTGATCGGCTCGGCGGAATTACGCCGTACCTATCGTGATGCGAATGATGATGTCCGCGATTACACCGAAAACGCCGGGTTGCTGACGGTTACGGCACTCTTCTGATTGGTTGAATAGTTTATGTATGAAGCTTATTACGGCCTACAGGCCAAGCCATTCCAACTGAGCCCAGATCCTTCATTCTTCTTTGGCAGCAAAGGCCACAAGCGCGCCATGTCTTACTTGGAATATGGCCTGCATCAGGGAGAAGGGTTCATCATCGTGACCGGCGAGATCGGCGCGGGCAAAACCACGCTGGTGCGGCATATGCTCCGCAAGCTGCCTGCTGACAAGATCGTCGCCGCGCATCTGGTCAGCACACAGCTTGATTCGGATGACATCTTGCGCATGGTTGCTGCGGCATTCGGATTGCCCGGCATCGAGGGTAACAAGGTGGCTGTGTTACGCAGAATCGAAGATTTCCTGCGGGAGTGCGCGAGCAAGCAACAGCGCGTGCTGTTGGTTGTGGATGAGGCGCAGAACCTGGCGGCCAAGGCGGTCGAGGAACTGCGGATGCTGTCCAATTTCCAGGTGGGTGAAAAGCCGCTGCTGCAAAGCTTTCTGCTGGGCCAGCCTGAGTTTCGGGATACTTTGCGGGGCGAAGACCTGTTACAGCTTCGTCAACGTGTGATCGCGTCGTATCACCTTGGGGCGATGGATGAGGCGGAAACCCGAGCCTATATTGAATACCGCCTTCAAACTGCGGGCTGGCAACGTGGTGTGCTGTTCACCGATGATGCCCATCGTGCCATCTATCAGTTCAGTCGAGGTATTCCACGCATGATCAATACCTTGTGTGACCGGCTGCTGCTGATGGGCTTCCTCGACGAATTGCAACAAATTACGGGTACACAGGTTGAATTGGTGATAGATGACATGCGTCAGGAAATGGCCTTTGTCGATCCAGAAGAGGCCATCAAACCTGTGGGCGGCCCTACACGGGTGGCGGCGAATACCCAGCTTGCGATCGAGTTGTTCGAGGAACGCCTGAACAAGATCGAAGACTCCGTGAGCAATGTATTGAAATTGTCCCGGCAGATTCTGGATCTCGCTTCAGTCAGACGGATCATGGAAGAGAAGCATTGAGTCGAATGATGGCAGGAATTCGGAATGCGATGACGATCGATGTCGAGGACTATTTCCAAGTCTCGGCGTTTGAGCACCATATCGCCCGTGGCAGCTGGGAATCGCTCCCCTGCCGTGTCGAGCGCAATATGGATGTCATCCTCTCATTGCTCAATCAACATCGCACCCAGGCCACCTTTTTTACCCTGGGCTGGATCGCAGAGCGCTATCCGCAACTGGTCAGGCGTATCGTGGCTGAGGGGCATGAGCTGGCCAGCCATGGCTATGGTCATTTGCGGGCATCCGACCAATCGCCGACAGAGTTTTCAGAGGATGTCGTCCGTGCCAAGAAACTGCTCGAAGATCTGGGTGGTGTGGCTGTGAAGGGATACCGTGCGCCCAGTTTTTCGATTGGCGCGGCCAATCTGTGGGCACTTGATACCTTGAAGCAGGCGGGTTACGAATACAGCTCCAGCATCTACCCGGTAGCGCGTGATCATTACGGCATGCCCGATGCGCCCAGGTTCGCGTATCGTCCGGCTGCCGGGCAGGGTTTATTGGAAGTCCCTCCCACTACGGTGCGCATGTTCAATCGTAACGTACCTGCCTCAGGTGGCGGGTTCTTCCGTCTGTTTCCTTATCATCTGTCCCGGGCATTGATCAAAAGAGTGAACCAGGTGGATGCCAAGCCAGCCATTTTCTACCTGCATCCTTGGGAGGTAGACCCTGGACAGCCACGACAGCAGGGTATCAGTTTGAAGACACGGGTTCGGCATTACCTGAATCTGTCACGTACAGAGGCGCGACTCTCCCGATTGTTGGCTGATTTTCAATGGGGACGTATGGATCACATTTTTCTGGAGGGCGCACATGAATGACATGGTGCGCACCAATGCGATGACCGAGCCTTTGACTGTCCGGGAAATGGCAGCTGCCGACCGGGTGCGCTGGGATCAATTCGTTGAGCACTGCCCCGATGCCACGTTCTTCCACAAAGCGGGTTGGCAGCAGGTGATTGAGCAGGCGTTTGGGCACCGTTGCACTTTTCTGATGGCGGAAAGAGCGGGCCAGATCGAAGGCATTTTACCGCTATGCAATGTGAAGAGCCTGATGTTCGGCAACGCGTTGGTCAGCCTGCCTTTCTGTGTCTATGGTGGGGTGGCGGCAATAACAGATGAAGCGCGGGCCAAGCTGGATGAGGCGGCTATCAAGCTGGCGGAAGCCAAATCAGTCGATCATCTGGAGTACCGCTGTGAAATCTCCACGCATCCAGACTGGGCGCACAAAGAGCTGTATGTGACCTTTCGGCGTGATATCGACCCGGATGTGGAGGCCAATATGTTGGCCATTCCCAGAAAGCAGCGTGCCATGGTGCGAAAAGGCATCAAGTTTGAGCTGCAGGGGCATCTGGACGACGATGTCGAGCGTTTCTTCACCGCTTATTCCACCAGCGTACATCGTTTGGGCACGCCAGTCTTTTCCAAGCGTTACTTCAAGTTGTTGCAAGAGGTGTTCGGTAAAGACTGCGAAGTGCTGACCATCATGCAAGGCGAAACGCTGGTTGCCAGCGTACTTAGTTTCTATTTCCGTGATCAGGTGCTGCCGTACTATGGTGGCGGCATGGATGTGGCGCGTGATGTGGCTGGCAACGACTTCATGTACTGGGATTTACTGCGCAGGGCATGCGAGCGGGGTCTCAAGGTGTTCGATTTCGGGCGCTCCAAGCTGGGTACTGGTGCTTTTGATTTCAAGAAGAATTGGGGTTTTGAGGCCACGCCACTGCAATACGAGTATCGCTTGATCAAGGCGACGGCTGTGCCCGACCATAACCCGCTCAATCCCAAGTATCAGATGTTCATCAAGGCATGGCAGCGCATGCCCATTCAGCTGGCCAATATGATCGGCCCGCATATCGTCAAGAATCTCGGCTGATATTTCCATGCAAGATCTGTTGTATCTCGTCCATCGCATTCCCTATCCGCCCAACAAGGGGGATAAGGTTCGTTCCTTCAACATGCTGCGTTTTCTGGCCCAACGCTATCGTGTGCACCTCGGTGCATTTGTGGATGACCCGGAAGACTGGCGCTATGTGGATGACCTGAAGCAATTTTGTGGTGAGGTGCATCTGGAGCCCTTATCCCGTCGTCGGGCCACATTGAAGAGCGCTACCGGGCTATTGAGTGGTGAAGCGCTGACCTTGCCCTTCTATCGTCACAATCACATGCAGCAGTGGGTTGATCGGGTATTGCGTCGCCACCCGATTCAGCGTGTCTTGGTGTTCTCGTCACCGATGGCGCAATATGTGGCCAAGCATACTCACCTGACCCGGATTGCAGATTTTGTGGATATCGATTCGGATAAATGGCGGCAATATGCGCAATCCAAACAATGGCCATTGTCGTGGGTCTACCGCCGGGAAGCGGATAGGCTGTTCACCTTTGAGCAGCAGGTGACCCAGCAATTTGACGGCACGGTTTTTGTCTCATCCATCGAGGCCCAGCATTTCCGTGACATGGCCCCGGCATGCAAAGCCAAAGTGGGTTATGTCAACAATGGTGTCGATGCGGAGTATTTCAACGGCGACCGGGCCTATGACAATCCATATGGCGCAGATGAAATCCCCCTGGTGTTCACCGGTGCGATGGATTACTGGCCCAATATCGATGCTGTGCAGTGGTTCGCCAGTGAGATCCTGCCCGGATTGAGGCAGCGAATCCCGGCGTTGGTTTTCTATATTGTCGGTGCGCGGCCTACGGAAGCGGTGCTGGCGCTCGCGCAGCAGGTTGGTATCAAGGTGACCGGCAGTGTGCCCGATATCCGTCCCTATATCGCCCACGCCCGGCTGGCCGTGGCGCCATTGCGCATTGCTCGTGGTGTGCAGAACAAGGTGCTGGAAGCAATGGCGATGGCCAAATTGGTCATCGCATCGCCGCAAGCAGCAGAAGGCATCGAGGCCACCCGAGGCGAGGATTTGCTGGTGGCTGACCAGGCGCCGGACTACCAACACTTGATCGAGCGGGCATTGGCGGGCGAATTTGCAACGGTTCCTCAGGCTGCCCGGCAGTGTGTGGAGCGCCATTATGATTGGTTTACCAATCTGGCCCATTTTGCTGAATTGTTGGATCGCTCGCCGGGAACCAGTGTGTTGCCAAATGCCGTGATTCCGGCGATGTCACATTCCGGGAGGGGTGGGTGAGACTGGAATCGCCTGCTGGCAATATTTCAACGGGGGGTGACCGGGCAGCCAATGCTTGGCGCAAGCCGCTGGGTCTGTTTTTGGTTGCGCTGACCTTGCTGCTCATTGTCTACGCCGACACTTGGCTGGGCATGGTCGATATCTGGTATCGGTCGGATACCTATGCGCACGGCTTTCTGATTGCGCCAATCAGTCTGTGGCTGGTCTGGCAACGCCGACGCCATGTGGCAACTCTATCACCCGGCCCTGCCATGCTGCCATTGGTCGGGCTGGTGCTGTTGGGTGCGGTGTGGTTGGTAGGCAATGTGGCTGGGGCCATGGTGGTGCAACAATACGCCTTTGTGCTCATGCTGCCATTGCTGGTATGGGCGATACTGGGCTGGGAAGTCACTTGGGCACTGTGTTTTCCGTTGACCTACCTGATTCTGGCGGTGCCATTTGGTGAGGTGCTGCTGCCATGGATGATGAATTTCACCGCTGATTTCACGGTTGGCATGTTGCGCATGACCGGTATCCCGGTTTACCGGGAGGGGCTGTTCTTCACCATTCCCTCCGGCCAGTGGTCAGTCGTAGAAGCGTGCAGTGGGTTACGTTACCTGATCGCCTCGTTCACACTGGGCACCCTGTATGCATATCTGACCTATCGTCGGGCTTCCCGCCGTGTGGTCTTCACACTTGCCTCCATTCTGGTGCCGATACTGGCCAATGGATTGCGAGCGTATTTGATTGTGATGATCGGCCACATGAGCAATATGAAGTACGCCGTGGGTGTGGATCATCTGATCTATGGCTGGCTGTTCTTCGGCATCATCATGCTGGCCTTGTTCTGGGTGGGGGCCTATTGGCGCGAAGACGGTGAGGAGACTGCAGGTGACGGAGTCGTACCGTTCTACCGCACCATTCCGGTCACAACGTGGTTGATCAGCATTGGCATGCTGGTGGGTGTGCTGCTGCCCTGGCCGGGCTATGCCTATTACCTGAAAACGCACGCCAATGGCAAACCTCAGCAGGTTGTGCTGGATGCACCGCTCGGTTGGTCATCCGCTGAGCGCCGTCTCAAGTGGTCGCCGGCGTATGACAATGCGCCATTCAAGCTGCAGCAGGAGTTTTCCAATGGCCATCAAGTGGCCGGTGTATTCATCGGGTTTTACCCCGGCGCCCTACGTGGGGCAGAGATGGTGTCCACTGGCAATGGGCTGTTCAGAGAAGAAGAACATCAAGAGTGGACACTGTTACGGCAGATGAATGTGGAAAGCCGTTACTGGGGCACAGTCAAGCAATCGGATATCCGTGGTGTCGGGACACAGTTCCGGCTGTGGCAGCGATATTGGATCGATGGCATTTGGACGGCTGATCCCTACTATGCCAAGTTGCTGCAGGCGAAAGCACGGCTCCTGGGGGCGCCTGCCCAATCCGCCATCGTCATGATGTATGCGCCCGTGGCAGAGGGTGAGAACGGTCAGGCATTGGATCAATTCGCGGCGGTGATGCTACCGGCCTTGGAGGAAGGGTTGCAACATGCCAGATAAGCAGGGCGGTGCGGCCACCCCCCCGCTGGTTGCACACCTGATCTACAGCCTGGATTTCGGCGGCTTGGAGAATGGATTGGTCAATCTGATCAATCACATGCCAGGAGATGTGTGTCGTCATGTCATCATCTGCCTGACGACCTACAGCGATTTCGCCAAGCGTATTCAACGCCCAGACGTGCCGATCCATGCTTTGAACAAGCCGCCTGGCAAGGCAATCGGGTCGTACTTGAAGTTGTGGCGGTTGCTTCGGCAGCTGAAGCCGGATCTGCTGCATACCCGCAATCTGGCCGCGCTGGAAGGACAGTTCTGGGCAGTGCTGGCTGGCATACCGCACCGTATCCATAGCGAGCACGGGCGGGATGCGGACGACATCGATGGCACCAATCTCAAGTACCAGCGATTGCGGCGTTTGTTCCGCCCATTTGTGCAGCATCAAATTGCCTTGTCGAGAGATCTGCAGCGCTATCTGGCTGACCGGGTCTTCGTGCCCCCCCATGCTTTGTCGCAAATCTACAATGGGGTGGACGACACCCGGTTTGTCCCATCGCCAGAGGGCAGGGCAGACGTTGTCGACTCACCTTTCAATGGCCGGGATGACTTGTTGGTGATCGGCACTGTAGGGCGGTTGCAGCCGGTCAAGGATCAAGTGAATCTGGCTGATGCGTTTGGTCGTCTGATCGCCAGCAATCCGCAATACCGGAGTTTTGTGCGACTGGCGATCATCGGTGACGGCGGTACACGTGACAAAGTACTCAGCAAGCTGGAAGGGTCAGGTGTGGCCGACCTGACCTGGTTGCCCGGCGCACGGCACGATGTGTCTGATCTGATGCGTGCCTTTGATGTGTTTGCCCTGCCCTCATTGGCGGAAGGCATCTCCAACACCATTCTCGAAGCCATGTCCTGTGGTTTACCGGTGGTGGCGACCGATGTGGGAGGCAATGCGGAATTGATCGAGCACGGTCATACTGGGCTGCTGGTGCCCAAGGCAGACCCGGCAGCATTGGCTGAGGCACTCAACCGTTATGTGGTGGATGCTTCCTTGCGTCGGGCTCATGGTTTGGCTGGGCGGCTACGTATCGAGCGCGAATTCAGCCTGACCCGCATGGTGGAAAAATATTCGGATATCTACCGGCGTGCCTTACAAGGCGCGTTGTAACAATCAGGCAGGGAAGGGCAGATACAAGCGCACTCTCCCGCCTCTACATGAATGATGGAGCACACATATGTGTGGCATTGTTGGTCTGTTTGACCTGAAAGGCCGTCGGGTTTACGAGCGTGAGCTGGTGTCTCGGCTCAATGACATTCAATATCATCGCGGGCCAGACGAAAGCGGCTTGCACATCGAGCCGGGCGTGGCATTTGGCCATCGCCGCCTGTCGATCATTGATTTGTCCACTGGTCAGCAACCATTGTTCAACGAAGACCGCTCCGTGGTCGTCGTGTTCAATGGTGAGATCTACAATTTCCAGGAATTGATGCCCGAGCTGCAGGCTTTGGGACACACCTTCCGCACCCACTCCGATACCGAGGTCATCGTCCATGCCTGGGAAGAGTGGGGGGAGGCATGCGTACAGCGCTTCCGGGGCATGTTTGCCTTTGCGCTGTGGGATCGCAACCGGGATATCCTGTTCCTGGCACGTGACCGATTGGGCGTCAAACCGCTGTTCTACGCTTTGCTGCCAGACGGCACCATGATGTTCTCGTCCGAGTTGAAATCGATTGCCGCTCACCCAGCTTTCGACAAGGTACTCGATCCGATGTCGATCGAGGATTATTTTGCTTATGGCTATATTCCCGAGCCCCGTACCGTCTATCTAGGGGCCTCAAAGCTGGAACCCGGCCATACCCTGACCTTCCGTCATGGTGGCATCATGCCGGAGCCGCGTGAATATTGGGATGTGCCGTTCAAATCGATCGGCCCCATCAGCGAAAAAGAAGCGGAAGAGGAAATGATCCGCCGCCTGCGGGACTCCGTGCGGATACGCATGATCTCGGAAGTACCATTGGGGGCATTCCTGTCCGGCGGGGTGGATTCGAGTGCGGTGGTGGCGATGATGGCCGGTTTGTCATCCGACCCGGTCAATACCTGTTCGATCTCCTTTGGCGACCCCAAATTCAACGAGGCCGAATTCGCCCAGCAAGTTGCCAATCGTTACCATACCAATCATCGTGTCGAGCAGGTTGATCCAGATGATTTCAGCCTGCTCGACAAGCTGGCGGGCATGTATGATGAGCCATATGCCGACAGCTCCGCGTTGCCCACCTATCGTGTGTGCCAACTGGCCCGCAAACATGTCACGGTGGCATTGTCGGGTGATGGGGGAGATGAGAACGTCGCCGGTTACCGCCGCTATCGTTTCCATTTGAACGAGGAAAAGCTGCGTTCAGCCTTACCGCTGTCGATCCGCCGTCCGCTGTTTGGCACCTTGGGCACGCTTTATCCGAAAGCGGACTGGGCGCCTCGGATGTTCCGCGCCAAATCGACCTTTGAAGCGCTGGCGAGGGATTCGGTCGAGGCGTATTTCCACGCGGTGTCGATCTTCAAGACCAGCATGCGCGCCAAGCTGTACACCCCTAAATTCATGGCCGAGCTGGGGGGCTATCATGCCAGTAACGCTATGCGCCGCCATGCCCAGAAGGCACCGACTGATCATCCATTGAGCTTGGTGCAATATCTGGACATGAAGACCTATCTGGTCGGGGACATTCTCACCAAGGTGGATCGCGCCAGCATGGCCAACTCGCTGGAAGTCCGCGAGCCGTTACTGGATCACTCATGGATGGAATGGATGTCCGGCCTGCCGCCAGAGCTCAAGCTGAAAGGGGGCGAGGGCAAATACATCCTCAAGAAATCGTTGGAGCCTTACCTGCCCAACGACATCCTCTATCGCCAGAAAATGGGCTTTGCCGTGCCGCTGGCAGCGTGGTTCCGTGGGCCATTACGGCAGCGGGTGCGGGAAGCGCTGTTGGGCGATACCCTGGCCCAGACCGGTTGGTTCAACCAGAGCTACCTGTTGGAGCTGGTCACCCATCATGAAAAGGGTATCCGTGACTACAGCGCACCGATCTGGACACTGTTGATGTTCGAATCCTTCCTGCGCAACTGTCTGGGGGTGACGGCAAGTGACACGAGCAAGGTGGCCTGATGCGGATTCTGCACATTCTGGATCACTCCATTCCACTGCATTCCGGCTACACCTTCCGTACAGCGGCTATTTTGCGTGAGCAGCGCAAGCTGGGATGGGAGACATTCCACCTGACCAGCCCCAAGCAGGAGAACTGTACGGTGCTGGAAGAGGATGTGGATGGCTTGCATTTCTATCGTACCCCGCCCGCCAAAGGCTTCATGGCCAGCAAGCCGGTATTGTCCGAAATCGCACTGATTCAAGCCACAGCCCACCGACTGGAGGAGGTGGCCAAGCAAGTCAGGCCAGATGTCTTGCATGCCCATTCCCCGGTGCTCAATGCCATTCCTGCCTTGCAGGTGGGGCAAAAGCTCGGCATCCCGGTGGTGTATGAAGTACGCGCCTTCTGGGAGGATGCTGCCGTTGACCATGGCACCAGCAAAGAATGGGGGCTGCGTTACCGCGCCACACGCGGTCTGGAGACTTATGCGCTGAAGCGTGTCCAGGCTGTGACCACCATCTGCGAAGGGCTGCGTGGCGATATCGTCGCACGTGGCATTCCTGCGGACAAAGTGACGGTGATCCCCAATGCCGTGGATATCGAGAAGTTCCAGGTTGGCGCCCAGCCAGACCCGGCCTTGCAAGCCAGATTGGGGCTACAGGGCAAGACCGTGCTGGGATTCATCGGCTCGTTCTATGCATATGAGGGCTTGAATGTCCTACTGGATGCATTGCCTTTGATGTTGCGCGAGAACCCGGATATCCGGCTGCTGTTGACTGGCGGTGGCCACCAAGAGACTGCGTTGAAACAGCAAGCGCAACAGCTTGGCATCAGCGAACAGATCGTCTTCACCGGGCGCGTGCCAAATGCTGATGTACCTCAATACTACGATCTGGTGGATGTACTGGTGTACCCACGCCTGCCGATGCGCCTGACCGAATTGGTGACACCGTTGAAACCACTGGAAGCGATGGCGCAAGGCCGCTTGGTGGCGGCCAGTGATGTCGGCGGCCATCGCGAGCTGATTCAGCCCAATGTGACCGGGGTACTGTTCCGTGCAGATGATGCAGCTGATCTGGCCAAGGTGGTGCTGGATCTTGCAGCACACCCGGAACGCTGGCCCGCTATGAAGTCTGCGGGCCGCCACTACGTTGAAACCGAGCGCAATTGGGCGAACAGCGTCAGCCGGTACCAACACATCTACCCCGCGCTATTGAACGGAAAGCGGCGATGAGGGCGTTACGTCTGGCGCTGGTCGGCCCATTACCCCCTCCCTCCGGCGGCATGGCCAATCAATGTCGTCAATTAGCTCGATTGCTGGGTGAGGAAGGTGTCGAGGTCGAGGTGGTGCAGGTCAATGCACCCTATAGACCTGCATTTGTGGAAAAGCTGAAAGGCATCCGTGCGCTGTTCCGGTTGATTCCCTACAAGTGGGCGCTGTGGCGGGCTGCTGGGCGGGCGGATGTGGTACATGTGATGGCGAATTCAGGTTGGTCTTGGTACCTGTTTGCTGTGCCAGCGGTGTATATTGCCCGATTGCGTGGCACACCCGTCATCATCAATTATCGAGGGGGCGGGGCGGCTGAGTTCTTTGCTCATGCGCCTGCACTGGCTTTGCGTGCACTGAAAAAAGCCAATGCCCTGATCGTGCCCTCGGGTTTTCTACGAGAGGTGTTTGGCCAGTTGGGTTGTACGGGCCTGGTCATTCCCAACATCATCGATCTGTCGCGGTTCACCCCGCGTCAGCCGCAGCCTGGTAAGGTGGATAAACATGTGATCGTCACCCGAAATCTGGAGCCGATCTACGACATTCCCACTGCATTACAGGCATTTGCCAGGGTGCGTCAGCAGCTGCCATCCGCACAGATGACCGTGGCGGGCTCGGGGCCGGAGCTGGCCAATCTGCAGCAGCTGGCGCAGACCTTGGGCATTGCCGATGCCGTCCATTTCGTCGGTCGCATCGACAATGATCAGATGAGTGCGCTGTATACCTCAGCTGATCTGATGCTGAACCCCAGCACCATCGACAATATGCCGATTTCCATTCTGGAAGCCTTTGCCAGCAATGTTCCGGTGGTCTCCACGGATGTCGGGGGTGTGCCATTCATCGCAGAGCATGGGCGTACCGCGCTGCTGGTGCCTGCGCGCGATGCCGATGCGATGGCTGCAGCCATGCTGCAGATTTTGCAGGATGATGCTTTTGCCGAACAGCTGTCCACGGCAGGCATGGCAGAGGCGCAACGTTATGCTTGGCCCGTGGTGCGAGAGCAATGGCTGGCGGCCTATCGTGGCCTGATGCGGCTGGAGTCCAGATAATGGGGCTCTATACCACCTTTGCCGCCAATGTGTTGTTCCCGCTGCACGAGCGTCTGAAGCACCATGACACGGTGGCCGTGAAACGCCAACTGGAACAGACACAATGGCTGAAACCCGAAGCAATCCGTGCGCTTCAGCTGGATCGGCTACGTGCATTTCTGACTGACTGTGGCCAACATGTGCCGTACTACCGCGATCTGTTCGCCAAATTGGCATTCGACCCGGTGGCCATCACCTCATTGTCAGATCTGGCCCGCCTGCCCATTTTGACCAAAGACATCATCCGGCGTGAATTCGAGCAATTGAAATCATCACAGGCTGAGCCGATGAAATTGTTCTCGACGACTGGATCAACGGGTGACCCGTTGCGCTTTTTCATCAGCAATACCCGTGTCAGCCATGATGTTGCCGCCAAGTGGCGCGCAACCCGGTGGTGGGATGTCGATATCGGTGACCGTGAAATGGTGATCTGGTCGAGCCCGATCGAGTTGACCAAACAAGATCGTGTCAAGCAGCTGCGAGATTGGCTGTTGCGTAGCCGATTGGTGCCCTCGGCAACCTTATCGCCAGCGGACATGGCGCGTTTCGTCGAGGCGATTCGCCGTTTCAAACCGGCCATGCTGTTTGGCTACCCATCCTCCATGACACTCATTGCCCAACATGCCGAGAAACAGGGGGTACGCCTGGATGATCTCGGTATCAAGGTCGCATTCTGCACGGCAGAGCGTATGTAC from Chitinivorax tropicus encodes:
- a CDS encoding TIGR03016 family PEP-CTERM system-associated outer membrane protein, whose translation is MIANLFPAVARAADWDLTLRLPASLGYSDNVDLAGSQGVRKTDWFTRVAPGFSAVANGARLKLNTSYAYSYEHHQNERQGKSGNHQLSSNASLELIDNWLTLIGSASISQAARDSTSAIGLTNTNKEDVRSWSLGPTIRQRFGRDFTMNGSVIRSGVRSGTQSGARAMDGDGTRADLSLASALGFNNVNWLMNLQDNRFDYTSRADIHEQRGSVRTTLTMSSMFQPYATWGYEKQKDDLARSQSSNKYWNVGAIWLPTVRTSLDANFGRRFFGSTSAISFNHRTRATTWRLSYVKDLTTTNQDFLIPQAINTRAFLDNQFKSRFPNDTERAARVDAFMRQNGIGDRLEVEIPFSTNRRFLDRNFNANLGIRISRSDLILNYQWRDSDAGKVSLPGEGTQDVGEHRKTQSASLTWGLPLGKRTTLSLGTTWSRNQFIDNGLDDRTTTYRSGLNYQFSRDLIGSAELRRTYRDANDDVRDYTENAGLLTVTALF
- a CDS encoding XrtA/PEP-CTERM system-associated ATPase, producing the protein MYEAYYGLQAKPFQLSPDPSFFFGSKGHKRAMSYLEYGLHQGEGFIIVTGEIGAGKTTLVRHMLRKLPADKIVAAHLVSTQLDSDDILRMVAAAFGLPGIEGNKVAVLRRIEDFLRECASKQQRVLLVVDEAQNLAAKAVEELRMLSNFQVGEKPLLQSFLLGQPEFRDTLRGEDLLQLRQRVIASYHLGAMDEAETRAYIEYRLQTAGWQRGVLFTDDAHRAIYQFSRGIPRMINTLCDRLLLMGFLDELQQITGTQVELVIDDMRQEMAFVDPEEAIKPVGGPTRVAANTQLAIELFEERLNKIEDSVSNVLKLSRQILDLASVRRIMEEKH
- a CDS encoding XrtA system polysaccharide deacetylase, translated to MTIDVEDYFQVSAFEHHIARGSWESLPCRVERNMDVILSLLNQHRTQATFFTLGWIAERYPQLVRRIVAEGHELASHGYGHLRASDQSPTEFSEDVVRAKKLLEDLGGVAVKGYRAPSFSIGAANLWALDTLKQAGYEYSSSIYPVARDHYGMPDAPRFAYRPAAGQGLLEVPPTTVRMFNRNVPASGGGFFRLFPYHLSRALIKRVNQVDAKPAIFYLHPWEVDPGQPRQQGISLKTRVRHYLNLSRTEARLSRLLADFQWGRMDHIFLEGAHE
- a CDS encoding FemAB family XrtA/PEP-CTERM system-associated protein — its product is MNDMVRTNAMTEPLTVREMAAADRVRWDQFVEHCPDATFFHKAGWQQVIEQAFGHRCTFLMAERAGQIEGILPLCNVKSLMFGNALVSLPFCVYGGVAAITDEARAKLDEAAIKLAEAKSVDHLEYRCEISTHPDWAHKELYVTFRRDIDPDVEANMLAIPRKQRAMVRKGIKFELQGHLDDDVERFFTAYSTSVHRLGTPVFSKRYFKLLQEVFGKDCEVLTIMQGETLVASVLSFYFRDQVLPYYGGGMDVARDVAGNDFMYWDLLRRACERGLKVFDFGRSKLGTGAFDFKKNWGFEATPLQYEYRLIKATAVPDHNPLNPKYQMFIKAWQRMPIQLANMIGPHIVKNLG
- a CDS encoding TIGR03087 family PEP-CTERM/XrtA system glycosyltransferase, which encodes MQDLLYLVHRIPYPPNKGDKVRSFNMLRFLAQRYRVHLGAFVDDPEDWRYVDDLKQFCGEVHLEPLSRRRATLKSATGLLSGEALTLPFYRHNHMQQWVDRVLRRHPIQRVLVFSSPMAQYVAKHTHLTRIADFVDIDSDKWRQYAQSKQWPLSWVYRREADRLFTFEQQVTQQFDGTVFVSSIEAQHFRDMAPACKAKVGYVNNGVDAEYFNGDRAYDNPYGADEIPLVFTGAMDYWPNIDAVQWFASEILPGLRQRIPALVFYIVGARPTEAVLALAQQVGIKVTGSVPDIRPYIAHARLAVAPLRIARGVQNKVLEAMAMAKLVIASPQAAEGIEATRGEDLLVADQAPDYQHLIERALAGEFATVPQAARQCVERHYDWFTNLAHFAELLDRSPGTSVLPNAVIPAMSHSGRGG
- the xrtA gene encoding exosortase A, translated to MRLESPAGNISTGGDRAANAWRKPLGLFLVALTLLLIVYADTWLGMVDIWYRSDTYAHGFLIAPISLWLVWQRRRHVATLSPGPAMLPLVGLVLLGAVWLVGNVAGAMVVQQYAFVLMLPLLVWAILGWEVTWALCFPLTYLILAVPFGEVLLPWMMNFTADFTVGMLRMTGIPVYREGLFFTIPSGQWSVVEACSGLRYLIASFTLGTLYAYLTYRRASRRVVFTLASILVPILANGLRAYLIVMIGHMSNMKYAVGVDHLIYGWLFFGIIMLALFWVGAYWREDGEETAGDGVVPFYRTIPVTTWLISIGMLVGVLLPWPGYAYYLKTHANGKPQQVVLDAPLGWSSAERRLKWSPAYDNAPFKLQQEFSNGHQVAGVFIGFYPGALRGAEMVSTGNGLFREEEHQEWTLLRQMNVESRYWGTVKQSDIRGVGTQFRLWQRYWIDGIWTADPYYAKLLQAKARLLGAPAQSAIVMMYAPVAEGENGQALDQFAAVMLPALEEGLQHAR